A segment of the Mycobacterium intracellulare ATCC 13950 genome:
CCAGGTCGGCGGTCAGGTGGGGGCGCGAGGTGTGGCCGCCGGGTGAGTACAGCGTGATCTCGATCTGGTCGGCGGCCGAGGTGATGGGGCCGTGCCGGACCGCGATCTTGCCGACCTCCAGCCGGGGATCGCAGTGCAGCGCGAAGATCCGGGATACCCCGCTGATGGCGCCGGCCGCGATGGCGTCGATCGCCCCGCCGGGCATGAGTTCCTCGGCGGCCTGGAAGAGCAACCGCACCCCGACCGGCAGCTCGGGGACCGACGCCAGCGCCAGGGCCGTGCCCAGCAGGATGGCGGTGTGCGCGTCGTGGCCGCAGGCGTGCGCGACGTTGGGCATGGTGGACGTGTAGGGGGCGCCGGTGCGTTCGGCCATCGGCAGGGCGTCCATGTCGGCCCGCAGCGCGATCCGGGGCTCGTGCTCGGGGCCGATGTCGCAGACCAGTCCCGTGCCGCCGGGCAACACCTTCGGGTTGAGCCCCGCTTCGGCCAGCCGCTCGGCGACGAACTGGGTGGTGGCGTACTCCTGGCGGCCCAGCTCGGGGTAGCGGTGGATGTGCCGGCGCCATTCGACCAGGTCTGCGTGATGAGAGGCCAGCCAGGATTCGGCGGCGTCGGCGAGTCTCATGCGCGCTCCTCGCCGCGTCTGCGTTCGTGCGCCGCCATCACCCGGTCGCGTTCGGCGGGCGTCTGGGCCAGCTGGACCACCGTGCGTGCCAGCATGATCGCGCCCTCGATCACGGCGCGGTCGGCGCTGGGGTTGGTGGCGGCCTCGGCGAAGCCGCGCTGGTGCACCATGGCCCCGCCGGAGTCGAGCCCGATCACCGGGTGGATCCCCGGCAGCGCCTTGGTCACGTTGCCCATGTCGGTGCTGCCCATGGGCAGCGCCGCCTCGTACTCGCGGGCCACCGGCTCGCGGCCGAGCCGGCGCATCTCCTCGCGAAAGACGTCGGCCAGCCATTGGTCGGGGGTGAGTTCGTCGTAGGCGGGTGCCGGGTTGTCGATGTCGTATTCGCAACCGGTGGCCAGCGCGCCCGCGGCGAAGCAGGCGTACATCCTGCCCTCGAGTTCCCGGAGCGAGTCGGCTTCGACCGCGCGCATCGCGTACTGAAGCGTCGCGCGCCCGGGGATGACGTTGACCGCCTGCCCGCCGTCGGTGACGATCCCGTGCACCAGCTGCCCGGGCGCCAGTTGCTGGCGCAGCAGCCCGACGGCCACCTGCGCGACGGTCACGGCGTCGGCGGCGTTGATCCCGAGGTGCGGCGCGACGGCGGCGTGGGATTCCGTGCCGCGGTACGTGATGGTCGCCTCGGACAGGGCCAGCGAGCGGGCCGCGGCGATATCCGTCGGCCCGGGATGGAGCATGACGGCGGCGGCGATGTCATCGAACACCCCCGCCCGCAACAACAGCGCCTTGCCGCCGCCGGCCTCCTCGGCGGGAGTCCCCAGCAGCGCCACCCGCAGGCCCAGCTCGTCGGCGACCTCGGCCAGCGCCAGCGCGGTGCCCACCGCCGAGGCGGCGATGATGTTGTGGCCGCAGGCGTGCCCGATCTCGGGCAGCGCGTCGTATTCGGCGCACACCCCGACGGTCAACGGCCCGCTGCCGTAGTCGGCGCGGAAGGCGGTGTCCAGACCGCCGGGGGCGGCGGTGATCTCGAAGCCACGCTCGGCGACGAGTGCCTGCGCCTTGGCGCAGCTGCGGTGCTCGGCGAACGCCAGCTCGGGCTCGGCGTGAATGGCGTGCGACAACTCGACGAGGTCGCCGCCGCGCCGCCGCACGACAGCTTCGACGCTGTCCAGCAGGCTGTCTAACGGGGCGGTGGGCACTCTCGCAGTATGTCACTCACCGGCCTACGGCCCTGAGGCCCTGAGGGCTACACCAGCCCGGCGATGAAACTCGCCGCCTGGCCCGGGTAGGGCGGGGCGGAGTAGTCGTGGTGCGCATCCCGGTCGCGACCGCCGACGACGCAGACGGGATCACCTTCGCTGCACAGGTCGATGGTGCGGCCGGCGAACGCGCCCGTCGACGACAGGGGTGTGTCGAAGCGGTTGCCGGGATTGCCGAACACCGCGACGGCCCTGATCTTGTTGGCCAGCGCGGGATCCAGCGGGGGCGCCGATCCGAAGTTCCCGATGCGCTGGCCGACGGGCGGCACCCCGGCGAGCATCGAGATCGCGGCGGCGCCCTGCGAGAAGCCGCCGAGCACCAGCCGCGTGGACGGGCACTGGTCGACCATCTCCGCGATGTGGTCGCGTGCGTCGTTGGCGGCGTCGGCGGTCGTCAGGAAGTTGTAGCTGGCCGGATAGTTCACCGCATAGGAATCGACGGTGCGCGACCCCAGCGCGGGCTGCAGGGCGGCGAACAGCGCGTCGCCCACCACACCCAGGCCCGGCGGCTCGGCGGTGCCGCGGGCGAAGATCAGTTGGACGTTCGGACAGTCCGCCTTGGCCGACGGCGCCGGGCCGAATGTGACCGAAACCACTGACAGCACAACACCAACGGCGATTGCAATGACCGGGCCAACCACCGGCCACCTACGAAGACTCATACGCCAGATCTTGACACATACCGGCGACACCGTCGCCGGGCCAGGTTCGATCGCCCGGCTCCTCACTCGCGCCTCACCTGCGCTCGCCGTCCCCGGGCTAGGCTCCCGCTGTGACCCAAACCTCGTCCGACCCAGGCGACCTCGCGCGCCGCGCCGCCGCGGTCATCGCCGAGCGCACCGGAATCGACGAGCATGACGTCGCCATCGTGCTCGGCTCGGGATGGTCGCCGGCGGTCGCCGCGCTCGGCACCGAGGCGATCGGGAAGACCGCCGTGCTGCCCCAGGCCGACCTGCCCGGCTTCCGGCCGCCCACCGCGATCGGGCACACCGGCGAGCTGTTGTCGATGCGCATCGGCGAACACCGGGTGCTGGTGCTCGTCGGCCGCATCCACGCCTACGAGGGCCACGACCTGTGCCACGTCGTGCACCCGGTGCGGGCGGCCTGCGCGGCCGGCGTGCGCGCGGTCGTGCTCACCAATGCGGCGGGCGGACTGCGCCCGGACATGGCCGTCGGCGAACCGGTGTTGATCAGCGACCACCTCAACCTGACCGCGCGTTCCCCGCTGGTCGGCCCGCAATTCGTGGACCTGACCGACGCCTACTCCCCGCGGCTGCGCGAATTCGCCCGCCAGGCCGACCCGACGCTGACCGAGGGCGTCTACGCCGGCCTGCCCGGCCCGCACTACGAGACCCCCGCGGAAATCCGGATGCTGCGCACGCTGGGCGCCGACCTGGTCGGCATGTCGACGGTGCACGAGACCATCGCGGCGCGGGCGGCCGGCGCCGAGGTGCTCGGGGTGTCGCTGGTGACCAACCTGGCCGCCGGCATCGGCGGCGAGCCGCTCAGCCACGCCGAGGTGCTCTCCGCGGGGGCCGCGTCCGCCAGCCGGATGGGCGCCCTCCTGGCCCTGATCCTCGAGCGGCTGCCCCGGTTTTAGGGCCATGACGCCCGAGGAGTGGATCGCCCACGACCCCGACCCGCGGACGGCCGCCGAGCTCGCCGCGTGCGACGCGGGAGAATTAGCCGCGCGGTTCGCCCGTCCCCTGAGGTTTGGCACCGCGGGCCTGCGCGGCCCGGTGCGCGGCGGGCCCGACGCGATGAACGTCGCGGTGGTGTCGCACGCCACCTGGGCGGTGGCGCAGGTGCTCAAGCGGCGCGCCCCGGCCGGTGCGCGGGTGATCGTGGGGCGCGACGCCCGGCACGGTTCGGCGGTATTCGCAACGGTGGCCGCCGAAGTCCTTGCCGATCAAGGGTTTTCGGTGCTGTTGCTGCCCGGTCCGGTGCCGACCCCGGTGGTCGCGTTCGCGGTGCGCCACACCGGCGCGCTGGCCGGGATCCAGATCACGGCGTCGCACAACCCGCCGGCCGACAACGGCTACAAGGTGTACGTCGACGGCGGCATCCAGCTCGTCTCCCCCACCGACCGCGAGATCGAGGCCGCGATGGCCGACGCCCCGCCCGCCGACCAGATCGGCAGGGCCCCCGTCGAACCGGGCCAGGCCGATCTGGTCGAGCGCTACGTCGAGCGCGCGTCCGGGCTGCGGAGCGGGGCGGGCTCGGCGCGGGTCGCCCTGACGGCCCTGCACGGGGTGGGCGGCGCGGTGGCCGTGGAGACGCTGCGCCGCGCCGGGTTCGCCCAAGTGCACACCGTCGCAGCACAATTCGCTCCGGACCCGGACTTCCCCACCGTCGCGTTCCCCAACCCCGAGGAGCAGGGTGCCGCCGACGCTCTGTTGGCCCTGGCCTCCGACGTGCGCGCCGACGTGGCGATCGCGCTGGATCCCGACGCCGACCGGTGCGCCGTCGGCATTCCCGACAAAGCGGGGTGGCGGATGCTGTCCGGCGACGAAACCGGTTGGCTGCTAGGAGATTACATTCTTTCCCAGCCGCAGCGCGCCGAAACGCCCGTGGTGGCCAGCACCCTGGTGTCCTCGCGGATGCTGTCGGCCATCGCCGCGCACCGCGGCGCCGTCCACGTCGAAACCCTCACCGGCTTCAAATGGCTGGCGCGCGCCGATGCCGAGGTCCCCGGCGGCACCCTGGTATACGCCTACGAGGAAGCGATCGGGCACTGCGTCGACCCGGACGCTGTACGCGACAAGGACGGCATCAGCGCCGCGGTCCTGGTGTGCGACCTGGTGGCCACGCTGCTGCGCCAAGGCCGTTCGGTCGTCGACCTGCTCGACGAGCTGGCGCGCCGATACGGCGTGCACGACGTCGCCGCGGTCTCGCGCCGGGTCGCCGACCCCGCCGAGGCGGCCGCGCTGATGCACCGGCTACGGACCACTCCGCCGGCGACGCTAGCCGGGTTCCCCGCCGAACTCACCGACGTCACCGATGCGCTGATCTTCACCGGCGGTGACGACCACACGTCGGTCAGGGTGGTGGTGCGGCCCTCCGGGACCGAGCCGAAACTGAAGTGCTACTTGGAGATTCGCTGCACGCCTAGCGACGATCTGGATTCTTCGCGGCGGCGCGCCGGTGCCCTGCGCGCCGAGCTGGTCGCTGCGATGCGGGGCTGGTGAACAGGTTCGGCCCGAACTGGCGGTCCCCCGCGTCGCCGAGGCCAGGCACGATATAGGCCGACTTGTTGAGCCCCTTGTCGACCGCGGCGGTGAACACTCGCGCGTCCGGCGCCGCTTTCTGCACGGCCGCAAGGCCTTCCGGCGCGGTGACCAGGCACAGCGCGGTGATGTCGGTGGCGCCGCGGCGCTGCAGCAGGCCGATGGTGTGGGCCATCGACCCGCCGGTGGCCAGCATGGGGTCGAGGACCATCACCGGCCGGCGCGCGAGTTTGTCGGGCAGCGCCTCGAGATACGGGACCGGCAGGTGGGTTTCCTCGTCGCGGGCGACACCGACGAAACCCACCTCCGCCTCGGGTATCGCGGCCTGGGCGGCCTCGACCATGCCCAACCCGGCCCGCAGCACCGGAACCAGCAGCGGCGGGTTGACCAGTCGCGTCCCGGCCGTCGCGGCCACCGGGGTGCGGATCCTGACCGACTTTCGCGGCGCCTCCCGGCTGGCCTCGTACACCAGCATCAGCGTGAGCTCGCGCAGCGCGGCCCGAAACCCGGCATTGTCGGTGCGTTCGTCGCGCAGCACCGTCAGCCGGGCCGCGGCCAGCGGGTGGTCGATCACGCGCACGTCCATCCCATGAAGGGTATATAACGATCGGGCAAAGCCCTTCTGACACGCTTGCGTTCGTCCGGCCACAGCGCACGCGCGTTCGTATACTCCCGGGGTGTCGCGCGAAAATCGAAGTCCGAGAAGCCTACTCGGCAGGGCGCATCGCCTCCTGCTGGCGCTCGGGGTGGTCGCTTTGGTGGCACTGGCGGCAAGTCCGCTGACCCCGCGCATAGGCCTTGCGGCAGCGGCCATTCCGCAACCGGCGCATATCGTGATCGTGGTGGAGGAAAACCGTTCCGAGAACGGCATCATCGGCAACAAGTCGGCGCCCTTCATCACCTCCCTGGCCGCCAATGGCGCCAACATGACGCAGTCATACGCCGAAACCCACCCCAGCGAACCGAATTACCTGGCGCTGTTCGCGGGCAACACCTTCGGGGTGACCAAGGACCTGTGCCCGATCAACGCCGGCGCGGCCCCCAATCTCGGATCCGAATTGCTGGCCGCGGGCCACACGTTCGTCGGCTTCGCCGAAGGCCTGCCAACCGTAGGCTCGCCGGTGTGCACCGCGGGCAAGTACGCGCGCAAGCACGTGCCGTGGGCCAACTTCACCAACGTGCCGGCGGCGAACTCGATGCCGTTCTCCGCGTTCCCGATGGGCAACTACGCCAGCCTGCCGACCGTGTCGTTCGTCATCCCCAACAACGACAACAACATGCACGACGGGTCCATCGCGCAGGCCGACGCCTGGCTGAATCGCCAGCTGTCCGGTTACGCCAATTGGGCGGTGGCCAACAACAGCCTGCTGATCCTGACGTTCGACGAGGACGACAACGGCAGCCACAACCAGATCCCCACGGTGTTCTACGGCGCCCACGTCCGCCCCGGCAACTACAGCGAGCAGATCAACCACTACAACGTGCTTTCCACGGTGGAGCAGATGTACGGGCTACCCAAGACGGGCTATGCCGCCAGCGCCGCGCCCATCACCGACATCTGGGACTAGACCACTGGGCTGATGGTGGCGACCCGCTTCACCCGGCTCCGCCGCGCTCGCGATCACCACTGCCCGGCGGCGCCTTGGCCGGTCGTCGCTATTCTGTGCCGCATGGCTGCTGACCTCGTGCCCATTCGCCTGAGCCTGTCCGCCGGCGACCGCTACACCGTGTGGGCGCCCCGCTGGCGTGACTCCGGCGACGAGTGGGAGGCCTTCCTGGGCAAGGACGAGGACCTGTTCGTCTTCTCCTCCGTCGCCGACCTGGTGGCGTTCGTGCGGTCCGACACCGACAACGACCTGACCGACCACCCGGCGTGGAAGGCCCTGACGTCGGCGCACGCGCATGACTTCGAGCCCGCCGAGGACAAGCAGTTCGATCTGGTCGCGGTCGAGGAACTGGTCTCCGAGAAGCCCACCGCGGAATCGGTGTCCGCGCTGGCGGGCACGCTGGCCATCGTGTCGTCCATCGGATCGGTGTGCGAGCTGGCGGCGGTGTCGAAGTTCTTCAACGGCAACCCCAGCCTGGGCACGGTGTCGGGCGGGGTCGAGCACTTCACCGGCAAGGCCGGCGCCAAACGCTGGCATGCGATCGCCGAGATCATCGGGCGCAGCTGGGACGACGTGCTGGGCGCGATCGATGACATCGCCACCACCCCCGACGTCGACGCCAAGTTGTCGGCCAAGGCCGAAGACGAACTGGCCGAGGAGCGCGAAGAGGACGAGACCGAAGACGCCGTCGAGGAATCCGCGGCCGACGACATTGACGACGACATTGACGACGAAGTTGACGAAGACGACGAGGACGACGACACCGAAGCCCGGGCGGCCGGCGACACCGCGGTGCTCGGCGGCGACAAGGACTTCTGGCTGCAGGTCGGCATCGATCCGATCCGGATCATGACGAGCTCGGGCACCTTCTTCACCCTGCGCTGCTACCTCGACGACGAGCCGATCTTCCTGGGCCGCAACGGACGGATCAGCGTGTTCCCGTCCGAGCGCGCGCTGGCCCGCTACCTGGCCGACGAGCACGACCACGACCTGTCCGATCTGAGCACCTACGACGACATCCGCACCGCCGCCACCGACGGGTCGCTCACGGTCGAGGTCACCGACGACAACATCTACGTGCTCACCGGCCTGGCCGACGACCTGGCCGACGGGCCCGAGGCCGTGGACCGGGAGCAACTGGAACTGGCCGTCGAGGTGCTCCGCGACATCGGCGACTACTCCGAGGATCCCGCGGTGGACAAGGCGCTCGAAACCAACCGGCCGCTGGGCAAATTGGTGGCCGCCGTGCTCGAACCCGGCTCGGTCACCAAGCCGTCGCCGCCGTACGCCGCGGCGGTGCGCGAGTGGGAGAAGCTGGAGCAATTCGTCGAGGGCCGGCTCCGCCGCGAGTAGGGCGTTTCACGGGCTAGGTTGGTGACGTGTCGCTTCCCGGAATCGGCCCGCTGCCGCTGTACGGGTTCCAGCGCCCGGCCATGTTGCTGTTCGGTTTGGTGCCCCTGGCCCTGCTGGCCGTCTACGTCGTGGTGCAGGCCCGTCGCAACCGACGGCTGCACCGCTACACCGACGCCCCCGTGGCGCAGTCGCCGTGGCGGCACCTGCCGATCGCCGCGTCGCTACTCAGCCTGGCGTTGCTGACGATCGCGCTGGCCACCCCCACCCACGACATGCGCATCCCGCGCAACCGCGCCGTCATCATGCTCGTCATCGACATGTCGCAGTCAATGCGGGCGACCGACGTCGAACCCACCCGGCTCAAGGCCGCCGAACAAGCGGCCAGCCAGTTCGCCAGCCAGCTGACGCCCGGCATCAACCTCGGGCTGGTCGGCTTCGCCGGCACGCCCTACTTGCTGGTCCCGCCCACGCCGCAGCACCAGGCGACCATCGACGCACTCAAGAAGCTGGACTTCGCCGACAGCACGGCCACCGGCCAGGCCATCTTCACCGCCCTGCACGCGATCGGCGCCACGGCGGTCACCGGGGGCGACAATCCGCCGCCGGCCCGTATCGTGCTGCTCTCCGACGGCCGCGAGAACAAGCCGTCCAACCCCAGCGATCCGCACGACGGTGTCTACACCGCGGCGCGCCTGGCCAAGGACGAGGGCGTGCCCATCTCGACGATCTCGTTCGGCACCAAAGGCGGCGAGATCGAGATGGACGGGCAGCGCGTCGCGGTCCCGGTGTCGACCGACCAGATGAAGACGATCGCCCGGCTCTCCGGCGGGCAGCCCTACACCGCCACCAACATCGGCGAGCTCAACAAGAGCTACAACGCGATCGAGAACGAGATCGGCTACCGCACCGTGCCGGGACCCGGCAGTTCCGGCTGGCTGCGCATGGGGGTGCTCGCGGCGCTCATCGCGACGGCGTTGGCGCTGTTGATCAACCGGCGCCTGCCGACCTAGCGCCCGTCCACCGACCGAGCCCGCCCGGCGGGTCAGGCGGGCAGCCTGCGGTTCAGCAGCAGGCCGGCCAGCACGGCGCCGGCCATCACGACGGCACCGAGCAGCATCCACGCCAGGCTCGCGTCGCCCTTGACGGTTTCGTAGCCGATCTGGCGCTGCAGCGTCGTGTACACGTTCTTCAGCGAGTCCAGGCTGTCGGCGTGGAACGCCTCGCCGTCGGTGATCTCGCAGATCTTCTGCAGGGTCTGATCGTCCACCGGGACCGGAATGGTGGCGCCCTCGTAGTCGACGGTCCCGTACGGGGTGCCGAACGAGATCGTCGAGATCTGCACCCCTTGGCCCTTGGCGGCCCGGGCGGCGGTGAACGCCCCCTGCGGGGCGTTGGGGTCCAGCGGCACGTTCTCGGCGCCGTCGGACTCCAGCACGATCCGCGCCGGCGGCGGGCCTTCGCCGCCGCCCATCACCGAGCCGACCGTCGCGATCGCCTGCAGCGCGGTGAAAATGCCTTCTCCCGTAGCGGTTTTCGGGGCGGGCTGCAGACTGTCGATGCCCGACTTCACCGCGCCGCGGTTCGTCGTCGGGGGCACCAGCAGCGTGGCGTTGGCCGCGAACTCCACCAGCCCCAGGTTGATGGCCGGCGTCAGCTGATCGGCGAACTGCTTGCCGGCCTCCTTCGCCGCGGCCAGGCGGTTGGGCGGAACATCGTTGGAGGCCATCGATTCCGAGACGTCGATGACGAGCATCACGACCGCGCGGTTGAGCGGGATCCGGACATCCGACGTCGGCCCGGCCATCGCCGTGGTCAGCAGCACCAGCGACGTGGCCAGCAGGATGGTCGGCACGTGCCGCCACCGGCTCGGGTGCGGCGGGGCCACGCGCTCCAGCACCTCCATGTTGGCGAACCGCAGCACCCGGCGACGGCGGGCGAATTGCTGCACGACATAAAGGCCGATCACCAGCAGCACGGCCAGCAGCGCGAGGAAGAACCAGGGGTTCTGGAATCCAGTCAGCGACACCGGGCCCAGCAGCGGCACCTTCATGTCGAGCCACACTAGGCGTCGAATCCGGGCCCCGCATCGGGCCCCGGCTCAGCCCGCGGCGAGATCGCGGCGCTGGGTGAACTTGATGTCGAGGCTGCGCAGGTGGGTCTGCAGCCCGGCGTCTTGGACCGGGATCAGGTGGGCCGGCTCGTCGGTCTCGTTGTAGTGGGCGTGCCACATGCCCGGCGGGGTGGTGAAGGCGCCACCGGCCTGCCAGTCCACCCGGATGGGATCGACGATGCCGCCCCGCTCGTCGAGACGCGTGCCCAGCAGCGTGTAGCAGCCGGCCGCGGGCGCGTCCAGGATGAGGTCCAGCGCGACCGACTGGTGCCGGTGCGGGCGCTGCACCTGATGGGGCGGAAGCACGCCGAACATGGCCCACAGCACGTGCGTGATGGTCAGGGTCTGGTCCTGCTCGGCGTTGGCCAGCAGGACGCTGACACGGCTCTTCTCGTTGGCGCCGGGGCGCGACGCGATCTCGGTCAGCTTGGCGACGGCGTCGGCGCGGCGGAACTTGGTCGCCCGGAAGCGGGGCCGGGTCGCGTCGGCGCCGAGGTAACGCATCAGGGGCTCGTCGTGCACCCAGTACATGGCCGTGTCAGCGCCGGCATAGAACACCGAGTGCGCGCCGGCGGGCAGCGTCACGAAGTCGCCCTTCTCCCACTCGATCAGGCGGCCGTTGACCGCCGCGAACCCCCGCCCGTAGAGCACGTAATACAGCTGCGAGGTGGCGTTGGGGTGGGTGTCGACGTGCTCGTTCGCACGAATGGACACGAAGTTGGCCAGCAGCGCGGGGCTGGTCGCCGCGCCGGCCGGGCCGCCCAGCTCGGCCGACAGGTCCAGCGGGATCACGCCGGTCGGCGCGTCGAGGTAGAGCTCGGGACCGAACCGCCGGATCGGCACCCGCGGGGTCAGCCCCGAGCCGATCGGGTTGGCGGCCCTGGAGTACTCGAAGTATTCGGCCTGCTCGGCCCACTCTTCGAACCGCCCCTCGAACGCGTACTCGGCGACGTTGACCATCGGCGCGGGGACCGTCGGGTCCAGGTTCGGGGTCGCTAGCTGCTGCATGTCGGTCTCCCTTGCCGCTCAGGTGTATCTGGTATCTAAATAGTATTTATCTTGTATCTAAGCGTCAAACGTCGCAGCTAGACGCGGTCGGTGTACGGTCAATTGGTCGGTTGAGATACGACTTAGCTACCAGAGAAGAGGCCGGGCGTGGCTGCGAAGGACAGGCGGACGGCGACGGCCAAGGACCGCGCACTGGACTATGTCAAGACGCGGGTGCTCACCGGCGAGTTCCCCGGCGGCGAGCTGATCAGCGAGGGCGACGTGGCCAGCGCGCTGGGGATGTCGCGCACGCCGGTGCGCGAGGCGTTTTTGCGGCTGGAGGCCGAGGGGCTGCTGCGCCTGTATCCCCAGCGGGGGGCCCTGGTGGTTCCGGTGTCGCCCGACGAGGTGCGCGCGGTGATGGAGGCGCGGCTGGTGCTCGAGCAGTTCGCGGCGGGCAAGGTGATCGGGCGCGGCGCCGCCGCATGCGCCGCCGTGTTCGGGCGCCTGTCCGGCGAGCTTGCCCGGCAACGCGACGCGGCCGCCGCGGCGGACTGGCGAGAATTCGTGGAGGCCGACCGCGCCTTCCACGCCATCACGCTGCAGGAGTCGGGCAACGCCATCCTGTCCGGCTTCTACGCGTCCCTGCGCGACCGCCAGATGCGGATGATCGGCGAATCGACGCTGCGCGACCCCGACCGGGTGGCCACGATTCTCGAGGAGCATCGGGGTATCGCCGAAGCCCTGCGCGACGGCGATCGCGCGCGGGCGGCGACCGCGGTGCAGACCCACCTGGCCGGCACGGTGCGCGCCATCGGCTTGTCCGTCGACCCGGATCCGTTATGGGCTACCGGATTTGGCCGCGATGGAGCAGACTGATCGAATAACGCGGGGGCGCAGCGCTCCCGGTCCGCATGTATCGGGGGGAACGATGACCTGGGTAACGGCCTCGAGGTTGCGCGGCACGATGACGAAAACGGTTGTGGCCCTGTCGATTTTGGGGGCGGCCACGGCGGGTGCGACGATCCCGGCGAACGCGGCACCCGGCTTCGCGCGCACACCCGCCGCGCCGCTCGACGATCCCGATCCCGGCCTTCCCACCAACCCGTCGGATCCCCGATGTGCGGGGATGCCGGGGCTGGCGCAGTGCCAGGGCGGCCCGTACGCCATGGGCGGGGCGCCCACCGGCCCCGCGGATTTGAGCTGCATCAGCATGCCCAGCGACCCGGTGTGCGCGGGTGGCCCGTACGCCCCGCCGCCACCCCCGCCGCCCATCGCGCCGCCGCCGGAACCGCCGGCGCCCATGGCCGCGGCCCCCGTAGAACCACCGCCGATGGCCCCGCCGCCGATGGTGGAGCCACCACCCATGCCGGCGGCCGACCCGTCGATGGGGATGCCCGGGCACATCTGAGAACGTCGCACCGGCGGCTCAGCCGATCAGCACCGCGTATCGCGGCTTGATCACCTCGTCGATGATGGCCAGCCGCTCGTCGAACGGGATGAACGCGGACTTCATCGCGTTGATGGTGAACCGTTCGAGGTCGCTCCAGCCGTAGCCGAACGCCTCCACCAGGCGGAGCATCTCGCGGCTCATGAAGGTATCGCTCATCAACCGGTTGTCGGTGTTGACGGTCACCCGGAACCGGGCGCGGGCCAGCAGGTCGAACGGATGCTCGGCGATGCTCTTGACGGCGCCGGTCTGCACGTTCGAGCTCGGACACAGTTCCAGCGGAATTCGCTTGTCCCGCAGGATCGCCGCCTGCTGGCCCAACCGGACCTGCCCGTCGGGCAGCACGTCGATGTCGTCGACGATCCGCACCCCGTGCCCCAGCCGGTCGGCACCGCAGAACGCGATCGCCTCGTGGATGGACGGCAGGCCGAACGCCTCGCCGGCGTGAATGGTGAAGCGCGCGTTGTGGTCTCGCATGTACTCGAAGGCGTCCAGGTGGCGCGTCGGCGGGTTGCCGGCCTCGGCGCCGGCGATGTCGAAGCCGACAACGCCCTTGTCCCGGAACCGGATTGCCAGCTCGGCGATCTCGCGGGACACCGCCGCGTGCCGCATCGCGGTGACCAGTAGGCGCACCACGATCGGACGGCCCGCGCCGGCACAGGCCTTCTCGCCGTCGGCGAATCCGGCCAGCACGGCATCGACGATCGCGTCGAAGGACATCCCGCGGTCGATGTGCAGCTCGGGTGCGAACCGCACCTCGGCGTAGACCACCGAGTCGGCGGCCAGGTCTTCGACGCACTCGTAGGCGACGCGGTGCAGCGCCTCGGGGGTCTGCATCACCGCGACGGTGTGGGAGAACGGCTCCAGGTAGCGCTCCAGCGAGCCGCTGTGCGAACGCGTGCGAAACCACGTCGCCAGCTCGTCGACGTCGGTGGCGGGCAGCTCGTCGTAGCCGGTCTGCCCGGCGATCTCGAGCACGGTCGACGGGCGC
Coding sequences within it:
- a CDS encoding adenosine deaminase, with the translated sequence MTAPLGLEQIRKAPKALLHDHLDGGLRPSTVLEIAGQTGYDELPATDVDELATWFRTRSHSGSLERYLEPFSHTVAVMQTPEALHRVAYECVEDLAADSVVYAEVRFAPELHIDRGMSFDAIVDAVLAGFADGEKACAGAGRPIVVRLLVTAMRHAAVSREIAELAIRFRDKGVVGFDIAGAEAGNPPTRHLDAFEYMRDHNARFTIHAGEAFGLPSIHEAIAFCGADRLGHGVRIVDDIDVLPDGQVRLGQQAAILRDKRIPLELCPSSNVQTGAVKSIAEHPFDLLARARFRVTVNTDNRLMSDTFMSREMLRLVEAFGYGWSDLERFTINAMKSAFIPFDERLAIIDEVIKPRYAVLIG